The following coding sequences are from one Nicotiana tabacum cultivar K326 chromosome 1, ASM71507v2, whole genome shotgun sequence window:
- the LOC107774234 gene encoding AT-hook motif nuclear-localized protein 1: protein MEGVTVVGSDAPSDYHVAARTTDNNPNPQQQQIISTTTQAAVTTTAAAAAAAHVNVNVKKKRGRPRKYAPDGSVNVTSSNNVLSPKPISSSAPSPVIDFSSEKRGKVRPVGLVSTIKPHHHQPKVDLATPGEWVSCSVGANFTPHIITVNTGEDVTMKVISFSQQGPRAICILSANGVISSVTLRQPDSSGGTLTYEGRFEILSLTGSFMPSETGGMRNRSGGMSVSLASPDGRVVGGGVAGLLVAASPVQIVVGSFLAGDQHEQRTKKNKSDSIVAAVPLPTTEMEDHPYHSSVKQTVPTSSSFRADNWSALAPDSRNKPAEINVTTLPA from the exons ATGGAGGGAGTTACAGTAGTGGGATCAGATGCACCATCAGATTACCATGTGGCAGCAAGGACCACTGATAATAATCCTAATCCTCAGCAGCAGCAGATTATTAGTACAACAACACAAGCAGCAGTtacaacaacagcagcagcagcagcagcagctcaTGTTAATGTTAAtgtgaagaagaagagaggtAGACCAAGAAAATATGCACCTGATGGGTCTGTAAATGTAACTAGTAGTAATAATGTTTTATCTCCAAAGCCAATTTCATCATCTGCGCCGTCGCCGGTGATTGATTTTTCGTCGGAGAAACGGGGTAAAGTCCGGCCTGTTGGGTTAGTTAGTACTATTAAACCCCATCATCATCAACCTAAAGTTGATTTAGCCACTCCAG GTGAATGGGTTTCGTGCTCTGTTGGTGCCAATTTTACACCTCATATTATTACTGTAAATACTGGAGAG GATGTCACCATGAAGGTTATATCATTCTCTCAACAAGGGCCTAGAGCAATATGCATTCTTTCAGCAAATGGTGTAATTTCAAGCGTTACACTTCGTCAGCCAGATTCCTCTGGTGGCACATTGACGTATGAG GGTCGGTTTGAGATACTGTCTTTGACTGGATCATTTATGCCATCAGAGACTGGAGGAATGAGAAACAGATCTGGTGGAATGAGTGTTTCTCTAGCAAGTCCTGACGGACGTGTTGTTGGGGGTGGAGTTGCCGGTCTGTTAGTAGCTGCCAGTCCTGTGCAG ATTGTCGTTGGCAGCTTTCTTGCTGGAGACCAGCATGAACAGAGGACCAAGAAAAACAAATCGGATTCCATTGTCGCTGCTGTTCCTCTACCGACCACAGAGATGGAAGACCATCCTTATCACTCTTCAGTAAAACAAACTGTGCCAACTTCCTCTTCGTTCCGTGCAGATAATTGGTCAGCTTTGGCCCCCGATTCGAGGAATAAGCCAGCTGAAATAAATGTAACTACTCTACCTGCATAA
- the LOC107774235 gene encoding ATP-dependent Clp protease proteolytic subunit-related protein 2, chloroplastic: MAVTLPTTSSSYLNSRTRLPQPSLSCASKVFVGLRVQSPNSFGIATPNVNVEFHNRVYRSIESGTRNSKPTRARVSMMPIGTPRVPYRNPTEGTWQWVDLWNALYRERVIFIGQHIDEEFSNQILATMLYLDSIDDSKKLYLYINGPGGDLTPSMAIYDTMQSLKSAVGTHCVGYAYNLAGFLLAAGEKGNRFAMPLSRIALQSPAGAARGQADDIRNEADELLRIRDYLFKELAEKTGQPVEKVHKDLSRMKRFNAQEALEYGLIDRIVRPPRIKADAPRKDTTAGLG; encoded by the exons ATGGCAGTCACTCTTCCGACCACTTCTTCCTCGTATCTAAACTCGAGAACTAGACTCCCTCAGCCTTCTTTAAG CTGTGCCAGCAAAGTTTTTGTCGGATTAAGAGTTCAATCTCCAA ATTCTTTTGGGATTGCAACGCCTAATGTTAATGTTGAATTTCACAATAGAGTTTACAGAAGTATTGAGTCCGG AACTAGAAACAGTAAACCAACACGTGCACGAGTTTCCATGATGCCCATTGGGACACCAAGGGTGCCCTACAGAAATCCAACTGAGGGAACGTGGCAGTGGGTTGATTTGTGGAATGCTCTT TACCGTGAACGTGTTATTTTCATCGGACAACACATAGATGAAGAATTTAGCAACCAGATATTGGCAACAATGCTGTACCTTGACAGTATTGATGATTCCAAGAAGCTCTACCTGTATATCAATGGCCCTGGCGGTGAT CTAACTCCGAGCATGGCCATCTACGACACAATGCAAAGTCTGAAAAGTGCTGTTGGCACCCACTGTGTGGGCTATGCCTACAATCTTGCCGGTTTTCTTCTTGCTGCTGGAGAAAAG GGCAATCGATTTGCGATGCCTCTTTCAAGGATTGCACTACAATCTCCTGCTGGAGCTGCACGTGGACAG GCTGATGATATCCGTAATGAAGCAGATGAACTTCTCAGAATTAGAGATTACCTTTTCAAGGAGTTGGCTGAGAAGACAGGCCAGCCTGTTGAAAAG GTTCACAAGGATTTAAGTCGGATGAAGCGATTCAATGCTCAAGAAGCTCTTGAATATGGTCTTATAGACCGTATAGTTAGGCCTCCCCGTATTAAGGCGGATGCTCCACGAAAGGATACCACAGCAGGTCTTGGTTAG
- the LOC142162012 gene encoding uncharacterized protein LOC142162012, whose amino-acid sequence MGLPGKDSRSKQDNQRYDHRSRNRELGSSSKFRNERNSRESRDDDRNLKARFGGYNFNVGTSELVAILRSMGDKYGTVPDDKQKAYALQRKVARITSTPYHPVGNGQAESTNKFIINNLKKRLEESKENWLEVLPGVLWAYRTTTKTSTGETPFSLVYGTEALIPVEIGEPSTRFIQATQESNDEEMRVNLDLLEARRETALIRMTAQKQVIE is encoded by the exons ATGGGACTTCCGggaaaagactcacggtcaaagcAGGATAATCAAAGATACGATCATAGATCAAGAAACAGAGAATTAGGTTCTTCATCAAAATTCAGGAACGAGCGAAACAGCAGAGAGTCACGAGATGACgatagaaatttaaaagcaagattcggtGGTTATAACTTCAACGTCGGCACCTCTGAGCTCGTGGCtattttgagaagcatgggagataag tatggaactGTCCCTGATGACAAGCAAAAGGCTTATGCGCTCCAAAGAAAGGTTGCTCG gataacATCTACGCCTTATCATCCAGTGGGTAATgggcaagcagaatcaacaaataaattcattatcaacaatttgaagaaacGATTAGAAGAGTCAAAAGAGAATTGGCTAGAAGTGctacctggtgttttatgggcatatcgtacAACGACGAAAACTAGTACGGGAGAAACaccgttttcattggtttatggaactgaagctTTGATTCCAGTCGAGATAGGAGAACCGAGTACCCGATTTATACAGGCGAcacaagaatctaatgacgaggagatgcgggtcaacctaGATTTACTCGAAGCAAGGAGAGAAACTGCACTAATAAGAATGACAGCACAAAAGCAGGTCATAGAATGA